One part of the Muntiacus reevesi chromosome 20, mMunRee1.1, whole genome shotgun sequence genome encodes these proteins:
- the SLC22A7 gene encoding solute carrier family 22 member 7, producing MGFEELLDKVGGFGPFQLRNVALLALPRVLLPMHFLLPIFLAAVPAHRCALPGAPDNFSNQDAWLEAHLPREPDGRLSSCLRFTHLQALPNSTLWEGGQNPGEQPEGEPSTVPCPQGWEYNHSEFSSTIATEWDLVCEQKGLNKATSTFFFAGVLVGAVVYGYLSDRFGRRRLLLVAYVSSLVLSLASAASVSYIMFAITRTLTGMALAGFTIIVMPLELEWLDVRHRTVAGVLSSTFWTGGVMLLALIGYLIRDWRWLLLTVTLPCAPGILTLWWVPESARWLLTQGRVEEAHRYLLHCARLNGQPAGEDSLSREALNKVAATERMVRRPSYLDLFRTPRLRYISLCCMVVWFGVNFSYYGVSLDVSGLGLNVYLTQLVFGAVELPSKLLVYLSVRHAGRRLTMAGTLLGAALALGFRLLVSPEMKSWSTVLAVMGKAFSEAAFTTAYLFTSELYPTVLRQTGMGLTALVGRLGGSLAPLAALLDGLWLSLPKLAYGGIALLAACTALLLPETKQAQLPETIQDVERKSAPSSLQEEEMPMKQVQD from the exons ATGGGATTCGAGGAGCTGCTAGACAAGGTGGGCGGCTTTGGGCCCTTCCAGCTGCGGAATGTGGCTCTGCTGGCCCTGCCCCGGGTGCTGCTACCCATGCACTTCCTCCTGCCCATCTTCCTGGCTGCTGTGCCGGCCCACCGTTGTGCCCTGCCTGGAGCCCCTGACAACTTCAGTAACCAGGATGCGTGGCTGGAGGCCCACCTGCCCCGGGAGCCTGACGGCAGGCTCAGCTCTTGCCTCCGCTTCACCCATCTGCAGGCCCTCCCCAACAGCACGTTGTGGGAAGGAGGGCAGAACCCTGGGGAGCAACCAGAGGGTGAGCCCTCCACAGTGCCCTGTCCTCAGGGCTGGGAGTACAACCACTCGGAATTCTCCTCCACCATTGCAACTGAG TGGGACCTTGTGTGTGAGCAGAAAGGCCTAAACAAAGCCACTTCCACCTTCTTCTTCGCCGGTGTGCTGGTGGGGGCCGTGGTCTACGGATACCTGTCTGACAG GTTTGGGCGGCGCCGCCTGCTACTGGTGGCCTACGTGAGCTCCCTGGTGCTGAGCCTGGCGTCTGCAGCCTCGGTCAGCTACATCATGTTTGCCATCACTCGCACCCTCACTGGCATGGCTCTGGCTGGCTTCACCATCATTGTGATGCCACTGG AACTGGAGTGGCTGGACGTGAGACACCGGACCGTGGCAGGTGTCCTGAGCAGCACCTTCTGGACAGGGGGTGTGATGCTGTTGGCACTGATCGGCTACCTGATACGGGATTGGCGATGGCTTCTACTGACTGTCACCCTGCCTTGTGCCCCAGGCATCCTTACCCTCTG GTGGGTGCCTGAATCTGCCCGCTGGCTTCTGACCCAGGGCCGTGTGGAAGAGGCCCACAGGTACCTGCTCCACTGTGCCAGGCTCAATGGACAGCCTGCGGGTGAGGACAGCCTGAGCCGGGAG gcCCTGAACAAAGTGGCTGCCACGGAGCGGATGGTCCGAAGACCCTCGTATTTAGACCTGTTCCGGACACCACGGCTGCGATACATCTCACTGTGCTGCATGGTGGTGTG GTTTGGAGTGAACTTCTCTTACTACGGGGTGAGCCTGGACGTGTCGGGACTGGGCCTGAACGTGTACCTGACGCAGCTGGTGTTCGGGGCCGTGGAGCTGCCCTCCAAGCTGCTGGTCTATCTGTCGGTGCGCCACGCAGGACGCCGCCTCACGATGGCTGGAACGCTGCTTGGCGCCGCGCTCGCTTTGGGCTTCAGGCTACTGGTGTCCCCCG AGATGAAGTCCTGGAGCACCGTCCTGGCGGTGATGGGGAAAGCTTTTTCTGAAGCTGCCTTTACCACTGCCTACCTGTTCACGTCGGAGTTGTACCCTACCGTGCTCAG ACAGACGGGGATGGGGCTGACTGCACTGGTGGGCCGGCTAGGGGGGTCTTTGGCCCCACTGGCAGCCTTGCTGGACGGACTATGGCTGTCACTGCCCAAGCTCGCTTATGGGGGGATCGCCCTGCTGGCTGCCTGCACTGCCCTCCTGCTACCAGAGACAAAGCAGGCACAGTTGCCAGAGACCATCCAAGATGTGGAGAGGAAGAG TGCCCCATCCAGTCTTCAGGAGGAAGAGATGCCCATGAAGCAGGTCCAGGACTGA
- the CRIP3 gene encoding cysteine-rich protein 3 isoform X1 — protein MSWTCPRCQQPVFFAEKVSSLGKNWHPFCLKCEHCHSVLSPGGHAEHNGRPYCHKPCYGALFGPRGVNIGGVGSYLYKPPIPTPASTTHLSPSSFSPPRPRTGLPQGKKSPPHMKTFTGETSLCPGCEEPVYFAETVMSLGRNWHRPCLRCQRCRKTLTAGSHAEHDGAPYCHIPCYGYLFGPKGVNIGDVGCYIYDPVEIKSK, from the exons ATGAGCTGGACCTGCCCGCGTTGTCAGCAACCCGTTTTCTTTG CAGAGAAAGTGAGCTCCCTGGGCAAGAACTGGCACCCATTCTGCCTGAAATGTGAGCACTGCCACAGCGTCCTGTCCCCAGGAGGGCATGCAGAG CACAACGGAAGGCCATATTGCCACAAACCATGCTATGGGGCTCTCTTTGGACCCAGAG GGGTGAACATTGGTGGTGTGGGCTCCTACCTCTACAAACCTCCTATTCCCACACCTGCCAGCACCACTCACCTTAGCCCCAGCAGCTTCAGCCCCCCCAGGCCCAGGACTGGCCTCCCTCAGGGCAAGAAAA GCCCTCCCCACATGAAGACATTCACTGGGGAGACCTCATTGTGCCCGGGCTGTGAGGAACCCGTCTATTTTG CTGAGACGGTGATGTCTTTGGGCAGAAATTGGCACCGACCCTGCCTGAGGTGCCAGCGGTGCCGGAAGACCCTGACTGCTGGGAGTCACGCTGAG CATGACGGCGCCCCCTACTGCCACATTCCCTGCTATGGCTACCTGTTTGGCCCCAAAG GTGTGAACATTGGTGATGTGGGCTGCTACATCTATGACCCCGTGGAGATAAAATCTAAATGA
- the CRIP3 gene encoding cysteine-rich protein 3 isoform X2, with the protein MQSPSWGPLPLKGPPHMKTFTGETSLCPGCEEPVYFAETVMSLGRNWHRPCLRCQRCRKTLTAGSHAEHDGAPYCHIPCYGYLFGPKGVNIGDVGCYIYDPVEIKSK; encoded by the exons ATGCAGAG CCCTAGCTGGGGGCCTCTTCCTCTTAAAGGCCCTCCCCACATGAAGACATTCACTGGGGAGACCTCATTGTGCCCGGGCTGTGAGGAACCCGTCTATTTTG CTGAGACGGTGATGTCTTTGGGCAGAAATTGGCACCGACCCTGCCTGAGGTGCCAGCGGTGCCGGAAGACCCTGACTGCTGGGAGTCACGCTGAG CATGACGGCGCCCCCTACTGCCACATTCCCTGCTATGGCTACCTGTTTGGCCCCAAAG GTGTGAACATTGGTGATGTGGGCTGCTACATCTATGACCCCGTGGAGATAAAATCTAAATGA
- the CRIP3 gene encoding cysteine-rich protein 3 isoform X3, with product MKTFTGETSLCPGCEEPVYFAETVMSLGRNWHRPCLRCQRCRKTLTAGSHAEHDGAPYCHIPCYGYLFGPKGVNIGDVGCYIYDPVEIKSK from the exons ATGAAGACATTCACTGGGGAGACCTCATTGTGCCCGGGCTGTGAGGAACCCGTCTATTTTG CTGAGACGGTGATGTCTTTGGGCAGAAATTGGCACCGACCCTGCCTGAGGTGCCAGCGGTGCCGGAAGACCCTGACTGCTGGGAGTCACGCTGAG CATGACGGCGCCCCCTACTGCCACATTCCCTGCTATGGCTACCTGTTTGGCCCCAAAG GTGTGAACATTGGTGATGTGGGCTGCTACATCTATGACCCCGTGGAGATAAAATCTAAATGA